From the genome of Turicibacter faecis, one region includes:
- a CDS encoding glycosyltransferase family 2 protein: MATLTVFTPAYNRAYTLHKCYESLKRQTSKDFVWLIIDDGSTDHTKELVSTWIEQNEIPIQYHYQQNQGMHGAHNTAYELMETELNVCIDSDDYLTDWAIEKIIECWQKNKNPKLAGIAALDGYSDIEVLGDRFPDNVKQSTYWDLYHKYQLRGDKKLIYRTDLMKKNPYPIFEGEKYVGLGYKYAKLDEEYELVTLNEIVCVVEYMEDGSSLNMFKQYVKNPRGFAFIRMEDMKNPRASLGFKFKACVHYVSSSLIAKDKTFLRKSPLKGLTLLAFPFGCLLYLYVIKRAK; encoded by the coding sequence ATGGCAACTTTAACAGTATTCACACCCGCGTACAATCGTGCCTATACGCTACACAAATGCTACGAAAGTTTAAAGCGTCAAACATCAAAAGATTTCGTTTGGTTAATTATCGATGATGGCTCAACCGATCATACGAAAGAACTAGTGAGCACGTGGATTGAACAAAATGAAATTCCAATTCAATACCACTACCAACAAAACCAAGGAATGCACGGGGCCCATAACACGGCTTACGAATTGATGGAGACTGAATTAAACGTTTGTATCGATTCAGATGACTACTTAACAGATTGGGCGATTGAAAAAATCATTGAGTGTTGGCAAAAAAATAAAAATCCAAAACTTGCTGGAATTGCAGCACTTGATGGATATAGCGACATAGAAGTTTTAGGAGATAGATTTCCTGATAATGTTAAACAATCAACTTACTGGGACCTTTATCATAAATACCAATTACGTGGCGATAAAAAACTCATTTATCGTACAGATTTAATGAAAAAGAACCCGTATCCGATTTTTGAGGGAGAAAAATACGTAGGACTTGGGTATAAATATGCCAAACTCGACGAGGAATATGAACTAGTGACATTAAATGAAATTGTCTGTGTGGTTGAATATATGGAAGATGGATCGTCGTTAAACATGTTTAAACAATATGTGAAAAACCCACGAGGATTTGCGTTTATCCGAATGGAAGATATGAAAAACCCGCGTGCTTCCCTCGGATTTAAATTTAAAGCATGCGTTCATTATGTGTCGAGTAGTTTAATTGCGAAAGATAAAACATTTTTAAGAAAATCGCC